The sequence TGAAACTATTAAAGCTTAACTTTCTGTGGATTTTACGTTCTAGATTTTTCTCCTTGTTAACAAACCACATTAGCAGAGCCAACAATACGTCAACATGCACATGGGATTTGTCCACAAGACGAAAAATATGGACCAGACTTATCCTTAAATGATGAAGAAATATTCAAGTTTCTATGTTTTCAGTTCTATGTGTAAATGCGTAGATGTGTTCGCACCTGTGTCTTCTTTCCAGGTAACCATCAGTGTGATCAGTGACACACTCACAGCCAtcatgaggatgaagaggatggCCGACGTCGCCGCCAGAGCAGAAAAACCACAACACAGActtgcggtggaagtataggaacaaaaagagggactttggcactaaaaagactgtaacgttgaaagatatctacttgatttgattcatttggacactgaagcttcatattagcttcagataaactttgaaatacatttttgcacagaaggaggactgtggatttcgtcccccatcacttccattgtaagtgcattatgaagggatcttctaatggtcagtatgaacaggaggaatgattacagcaagaaaaatatgtttcaatgttcatttgggctcctgactgttgttttaacacacacttgataggttgtgaacctgtcctttaagcaGCTGTAAAGCCATTATTTGCTGCTcataaatgtccttaaaatCAAAGTTGAAATAGTTATGGATCCCTGGTCAATTAGAGATTTTAAACCTGTTGCCATACGTGCATGACATCAGACAGGTCACATGTGTTTTCACCTGACAttgagtatgtttacatgcacattagtattctggttttgatcatattcagGCTGTTTACAAAgaacatgagaaacctggttattcatCTCCCTCAGCTTCTTATTTCTGCACCGATTGACTCAACAGGTGAGGTAATTGTGAGCGTACAGCAGATAATGATTCACATCAGAGAGTCAAACCTCCACCAAACACTCTGTTGAAACCAGTTAGTTTGactttaaagtgtgtgtttagCAGACTGAAGGTAACATCTTAACCAGCAGAGTGTGAAGAGAAAACCAACCAAAACCTTCTCAAACAGTGACGTTCTCTCCTTCTGCAGCCAAGAACATCCAAAGCAAACACTCAACAAACAGTAGCATCATGTGACAGTGTGAGGGTTCATGTGTAGTTTGTGTCCTGCTGAAAGCTCAGATATACAGTCAGTCTGTGGATACAACTAGATGGAACTAATACAGACAACAGAGACATCTAGTGGTGGATCGTGTTCATTTCAGCAGAGTTCAAGCTGCTTTTAGTCAATTCCATCTGTCATTTGGTTCTTCATCACTtcagtgatgtcatgtgatgtttCTGATGTAAGCTGCTCTGTATTTGTTCCTCTGGATCCTCCACTAAGTTCCCCACCTGTCCAATCATTTCTCTACACCAACAGCTGTTTGACACAAGACTTTACACCCAGCAGCTGCTCAAAAACACACTCTACACCTGACTTTTATTGATGctggaaatatttatttgaagtaTATGTGAAGTTACAGACTagatcagagagaaagaaagaaagagatcaaCAGATATTCTGCTGTTTGTTCGTTCTGGAGAATTACTGCACAGGACGAATCTTCATGCTGATGGCCTTCAGGGAGTAGTTAAAGTCCTTCCAGTTCTTCCACACCACTCCAATGGCATAGATAGTCTCATCTTCCCCCCAGCGATAAACCCCGTTGGGGTTTGCTGCGTGACAGTTTTTGTACCAGAACGCCCCCAGGTAGAGTTTGGCACAGTTGTTGCTGCTGGAGTCCTGGTCGTTGTCAAAGGTGGAGAACTTCTGTCCGTTGTGAACACGCAGGCCGTCTCctacagaaacacaagaaaacaacaagtgtGTGATCACAACACTACTGCTAATGACACcacattatattatgttatataaCTATTAACACTACAAATGTCACTACTTTATACAAATACttctagtaataataataataataataataataagttgaATAGTAGTCCTACAAAATGAGAGGGGTTATTTTGGGCAGCTCGGgttgagctgctttttttttttttttacaacaaagaGTTATATTAATAATGGTCATACATTTTCCTAAATGAACTGTTTCATGGTGGCCTGTTTAAGCATTTCCAACAGTTAATGGGCATGAAACTCTCCCAGTTGATCATTTCATCACTGCAAACAAATAACAGCTGCGTTGAAATAAAAAGTCTGGGGGACTGTGTAGGCTACATGGTAAAGCTTCAGTCAACTAAGAGTCCCAAACTGCATTGCCTCAAGAAATCAGTCAAAGCTTCAGATTCTGTTTCCTGTACAGTTTATGGCCAATCGATTttattatacatacacacattattttctttacatttaaatatacagtatagtatttTGTTCCTGATTATAACCACCAATCTGCAGtaatatataatgttatattgAATATAGGTTACGTCACGGCTGGCGTCTTCACAAGAGTAATGGttgctgaggatcatgggtaggctaatgtagccgctatcatacaaaactgacaagaaacttgatttctcagaatcaaaggtgaaataattaaaacagatggCCATAACCCATCATATTGTTGAGATATCAatgacacttttgtgtttttgtgttgagaaatgttacaCATATCAAAACTGACATTGAGTAAAACATTCATATGCAGCGTGTCCTCTCCAGTCCACCCACCAGACTggtaacattaaaataaagaaacaaaaacaaggataaaatcttgtgattaaatgttgagcAATGTAGCCGTTATAgttgaaaaaaagtgaataacaaatgacaaaaaacaatacagtttCTGTGCTCCTGAGTCccaaataatagaaaaatatataatatggtGCAGGTATGAAACCTACCGccaattgaaatacattagtttgaacGTCTTGCTGACTGTcacaaagaaaaatggaaaaattgtTTCCATGTTCATGAATCGATAGATTCAATTTCAtgactatttcacaaactgctgtGAGACCTTGTTGGCTACTGTAACATGAAGACAAGAACTGCAAAAAGTTGAATGGATATTAACACCTGAAACCTGCTGCGCCTCATTTACATAGTTtacctttaaatgtgtttagAAAAACCAAAGCTTCCatgtaattaataaaacatgagcAGACCACAGATTTATTGTTACTGATTTGAAAATCTTTGTGAATCTGTCTTTAGCTGAAGGAATCACACAAATAATCCAATATAAGGACAGAAATCTTCAGTGTCTCCATGTGGAAACtaaacatcagaaaaacaaaactactacCTGCTAACAGTAACTGACCTGCTCCTCCATCAGTGAATCCAGACACATGCAGTTTGTATCCGTTGGACTCTGATTCAATGGAGAACGAGGAGTAACGAGCAAACACTTTGTTTCCACTGAAGTCCTCCATGTCGACCAGCAGCTCGGACTTGTTCTGAGTCAGATAGAAGAGATTCTCAAggcctgaaaacacacaaacatgaagtcACATCAGagtttgatgtttgtttttatgaacaGTTTCATGAAGTCACATGACTGTtagtttggtttaatttctcACCGAGCCAGTACTCTCCAGCAGCGATACCAAAGCCCTTCTTGTAGTGATCCCAGGGCCTGTAGAAGTTCAGCGAGCCGTCCATCCTCCTCTGGAACACCTGGGAAGGGGGAGGGTTAAACATACAaggggcctgtttcagaaagcaggtttaacaaactctgagtcgAACCTGAACTCTGAGCTGATGAACCTGAGatgaaactcagagttttctcTTCCAGAGCAGCTGATCACAGTTTGTTCAATCAACTCTGACtatgttcactctgagttaagCTCATGTGTGGTGAATAAAAACATCCATCATCAATGGAGCTCCGATActacgagtcaccatggcaacaggtaaataaaaggcagagcctccatttgAACCCAGTGGACGTagaaatattaatgcatgtgtatgtggacGATGTACATTTATCTTTAATAAAAGAGCCTgagtcagagcaggaaaagtgtcaataaagttttattcagtgtcgtccattaattcatcatttattagacttacatttccttaatgatgataaagtggaatctgactgtgtatcaggctgcagctacattacattttaaatatatttattcagttttaatctgaccgacaaaacacaggaagcagcaactgaagatgaaaaatatagttaaaggtttaaaacatatatagatcaaagacatagagacatgactgtagctcacagtctgatcagtaataataatatattatttatttataataatgtgttaatttaaacattgtcactgaaatgcCGTTAAAACATGTTCAGACTTTGCTCCTTatttaaaaatctcactttcaaactacattctgcagctgcaccacgatcctgctcactcagaaatattaacatataatctcaAATATTACGGGaatgatgttccatcagtggaccaatcacatcatgactgatagagataattattcattgatcctacgtgtctaaagcttcataccCATTGcttaaatttaaactgagattacacattatgtgcagTAAAGATTTCAGGtcaggagctgctctaacaaactgacagagtcTCAgagttataacagaaggacacAGAGGTTTGATTCTGAGCTGAGGATGAATTCATGCTGTGTAACATTTGACTGTGAGAGAAAAAACCAGGATTTAGATTCTAATAGATAGTAAACCTCCACTAATGAATGAGCTTTGATACGACTGAGTAAAGACATGAATCAGCGTGTCTGGCTCTGTAAGAGGGAGGAGACCGAGAGAAACTAagggtttgttgaagaaaacctgccagcgAGCAGGTTAGCTTCACAGAGTCAGTTGCTGTAGTAATTGACCCCAAGTTTAAGTTAActctctttctggaactgaaaacccagagttttCCTCATCTCAGGATGAACAActtcagagttttcactaaacccgCTTGCTGAAACAGGCCCCAGATCTATGACGGCTCATGTTTACAGACAACAAGGTGAATTTTATAAAGGTCCAACAGGAAGTGTTCATACTGAAAATCACTCAGTTGTGACTTGATGACTTCAGTTCAAAAACTCACCGTCCACCGTCCTCCGTCTGAGTCCATGTCACagtacacctacacacaaacacactcattaGTAAATATATTCCTTTAGCTAAAACTACATCCAACCAGTAACATGACTACCTCCACTTATATCTGCTGGTTTAGTAGAATCAACCTGAACTGTCTTCACATGGTGAATCATCTTTGAACCAACATCTTCTAACTGAGCCCCAGAGAGGATGAAGTGTACCTGGACAGCAGACGTGACTCCGATAGGATAGATGGTGTACATACCACTGGATTGGCTGTTGTTATGGTGATAGATGTCACTGCAGTCCAGCGGGAGAAAGAAGCAGGAGGTCAACACTGGAGCCAGCAGGAGGAGAACCACTGAAACCAGCTGCAACAGAAAtacagcagcagacacagaacagaGGCTGTTAAAGGACGATTTCACAATTTATCAAGTGTCTTTAAACAAtggtcaggtgtccatatgaacagtgaaagaggttttcctcactgtaatcattcctcctgttcatactggctttTAAAAGATCCCCAGTGTGTCCACATAGttatttagtgcaaaaatgcatttaaaagttgatgtgaagcttatatgaggcttcagcagtctgagttagtcatatcaagtggatatctgacacatttacagtctttttagcatcacagtccctctttgtgtttcctcggacagtgtttccctgttgagctgcaggtggaagtatagtaacaaaaagagggactttggcactaaaaagactaacgttgaaagatatctacttgatttgactcattcagacgctgaagcttcatattagcttcagataaacttttaaatacatttttgcacagaaggaggactgtggattttgtcccccatcacttccattgtaagtgcattatgaagggatcttctaatggtcagtatgaacaggaggaatgattacagcaagaaaaacatgtttcaatgttcatttgggctcctgactgttgttttaacacagacctgaaaagttgtgaacccatccttcaACATACTGAAACTACTGATCAATATTTGTTCAGTATAAAGTCACAAACTTACCTTCATCTTCAGAGTTCAGCTGAGGTGATCTGATGAAAATCTTAACGTCAATCAGTCTGGATGCTCTGATGTTTCTGAGCTGTATTTATATCCTAGAGATTCTTTCAGTGGGtctgcctaaacctaaccagccTCACCATGTAGTAGGCGTGTCTGTAGTACTGTAGGAGTGTCATGTAGTAGGTCTATTGTACGTCTTACTTAGACTACTTGATTTTTCTGGTTATGTGGGTGGAGACAAAAGCAATAGATCTCAGGCTGGCAGACTAAGACTACTTTGCAGATCACTGATAATACTAATATAACTTAACTTTTAACTATAAAGAATGAAATAAgtaatgaaatgaattaaagaCTTTGTTGCATTTGAACCCTTTTTAACATGatgagtttttattgtttttaaacagttttcaaACACCTTATGAATTGTTTCTCATGACCGTATGATCTTTTTAACCTTATCACAGCAGTTTTATCTTATTACAGACCCATGAATTTAATGTCTTTATAAACTTGTAACAGACCATTAGTGTATCATACTTTTAACTTGTCACAGGAGCAGTTGTTGGTTTGGgacatttattataaattacTTTTGGTCCTATTAAGTTTAACTTTGCATGGATTTTAATGTATAAATCTAGATTTTTTCCTTGTAAACAAACCACATTAGCAGAGCCAATAGAACATCAAcatgcacatgagatttgttaagaagaagaaaaatatagaccAGACTTATCCTTCAATGATAAAGGAATAtacaagtgttttatttatattcatgttctATGTGTAAATGCATAGACAGtgctggaagaagtattcagtatacagcaatgtaaaaatactccattacaagtaaaagtcctgcatgaaaaatcctacaacagtaaaagtacataagtattatgaggttgatgtagttaaagtattgcagtaaaagtacataaatattatgagcttgatgtagttaaagtattgcagtaaaagtacataagtattatgagcttgatgtagttaaagtattgcagtaaaagtacataagtattatgagcttgatgtagttaaagtattgcagtaaaagtagtggtttggtctctctgactgttatattattatatatgacatcattagattattaatagtgaagcatcagtgttagagcagcatgttactgttgtagctgctggaggtggagctagtttacactactttatatacagttagctagtttagtcagTGCAGAGTCAGTTCATGCTCCAACAGAAGAACAAGAGCTGAACATTAACCTCAGAAGAACTGAACCTCACAGGTTATTAAAGGCCCAACATGTGTACATTGTGATCCACAATAGACATccacagtttcttttttataaattaaaagacaaaacaaaacaaaaacaaactgcaacaacCACAGAAATCAACAAATactaaaaaacacattcaggaaacaaacagcgaaaacaaaatcaaacctttaaagacacaaatacacaaacatttcatttatcaGCAGGCAACAACATATTTAGAAATAAACCTAAATTCTAATTCTCATATTCAAAGTAATGGTATTATTATGTGAAGCAAATGTATTAATAATGAAGTCTCTGATCTTTCAAGATGTTTTTTAGTAACACTACTTCTGTCTGAAAACATCCTTCCAACATAAAGTAACATTTGAGGAACAATCTGAAGTGATTTATGTTCAAGGAATCCACCCAAGCAGCCtcaacaataaacatttttcatatttccttaaatattaaagttaataatataagtgtttatttctGTGACATCACCTGTACAACAGATAAAATTCAGAAAAATTCAGTCAGAATCATTTGAAAACACATCTTGTACTTCAAAGGGTGTAGATCTGGTTTCAACTTTGTCATACTGTCAAAATCaacaggtgtgtatgtgttcactCAAGTTAAAAAGTTCAAATGTAAAGTCCATTACTCCTGTGCCAAAGTCCTCAAAGATTACCTGCCTCAATGACTTCAGACCAGTTGCCCTAACATCTGTAGCCATGAAAGTACTGAGATCCATGCTGATGGTCTTCAAGGAGTAGTTAAAGCCCTTCCAGTGGGACCACACCACTCCTACACCATGTATAGTGTCATCAGCCCC is a genomic window of Thunnus maccoyii chromosome 20, fThuMac1.1, whole genome shotgun sequence containing:
- the LOC121887318 gene encoding microfibril-associated glycoprotein 4-like, which translates into the protein MNCARLYLVAFWYKDCHYANPSKVYHWGADDTIHGVGVVWSHWKGFNYSLKTISMDLSTFMATDVRATGLKSLSLCSVSAAVFLLQLVSVVLLLLAPVLTSCFFLPLDCSDIYHHNNSQSSGMYTIYPIGVTSAVQVYCDMDSDGGRWTVFQRRMDGSLNFYRPWDHYKKGFGIAAGEYWLGLENLFYLTQNKSELLVDMEDFSGNKVFARYSSFSIESESNGYKLHVSGFTDGGAGDGLRVHNGQKFSTFDNDQDSSSNNCAKLYLGAFWYKNCHAANPNGVYRWGEDETIYAIGVVWKNWKDFNYSLKAISMKIRPVQ